One Pelobates fuscus isolate aPelFus1 chromosome 8, aPelFus1.pri, whole genome shotgun sequence genomic window carries:
- the CTLA4 gene encoding cytotoxic T-lymphocyte protein 4, which produces MLRILIIVGIFCMNVSRGLRVTQPAVVVSNRHGKATMVCGYKTHGEVTEMRFSLLKKSINQTTEICTFSYMTNYKPVTVGNGIQCEGFPGPKNVTLHMSGLQTEDTGTYICRLEVMYPPPYLIKEGNPTFVYVSDLISECAQTSDPPEPIMFEWTLAVICAVIFLYSIIVTCILLFSKRKRRWDTGFYEKMLQSDSMQQKNYSPYYIRIQ; this is translated from the exons ATGTTGAGAATATTGATCATCGTTGGAATCTTTTGTATGAATGTCTCAAGAG gCCTGAGGGTGACCCAGCCAGCAGTTGTTGTGTCCAACAGGCATGGAAAGGCCACGATGGTCTGCGGCTATAAAACTCACGGTGAGGTAACAGAAATGCGATTCAGCTTGCTGAAGAAGTCAATTAACCAAACTACAGAGATTTGTACTTTTTCATACATGACCAACTATAAACCAGTCACAGTGGGCAATGGCATTCAGTGTGAAGGATTTCCTGGTCCCAAAAATGTGACTCTGCATATGTCAGGGCTTCAGACGGAGGACACTGGCACGTACATCTGCAGACTGGAAGTCATGTACCCACCTCCCTACCTGATCAAAGAGGGCAACCCGACATTCGTCTATGTCAGTG ACTTAATTTCAGAATGCGCACAGACCTCAGATCCACCGGAGCCTATCATGTTCGAATGGACGCTTGCTGTGATTTGTGCAGTTATATTTCTCTACAGCATCATTGTCACCTGCATCCTGCTGTTTAGCAAG cgAAAGAGGAGATGGGACACAGGATTTTATGAGAAAATGCTCCAATCAGATTCCATGCAACAAAAAAACTATTCTCCTTACTATATCCGGATTCAATAA